TGGGCTCGGAGCGCACCCGTGTCAGCAGGGCCTGAGCAGTGGAGTGGGCCACCCGCGAGACTTCAGCGGGATCGCGCGAGGCGAACACCCGATCGAACAACTCTGCGGGGCGGCGCACCGGCTTGTGGAATTCCCTCGATCCGTCACTCACCCACCCCAGGCTACCCCCGTCTCCCGTGGGCCGGCCTGTCTCAGGCGTCGGTGGTGATCGCGACCAGGGGGTCGGATGTGGGCAGACCCGTCGGAGAGCCGCCTGCGGGCTCGACCGACATCGCGATGGTGTCTCCCTGCTCGAAGCTCGCCTCCAGCAGCGCGACGGCCTCCCCGCCGGGAGCGGGCTCGAAGGTGCCTGCGGAGGTGACCTCATCACCCCGGAGCACCCAGAGCTCGAAGACCTGATCGTCGGTGAGCTGCGGCAGGCCGTCGGTGACGACGACCGCCTGCTCGAGCGAGGGCGACCAGCGCGCCGTCACCACACCGCCGTCGGCGGCCTCAGCGGTCACCGAGGCGGCATCGGGCGCGGCCTCGATGGCGGCGAGCGCCACCTGAGCGGGAGTACGGTTCAGATACTCGTTCACCGACGCGGCGCCGAACCCGAGCGCGACGAGGAGGACGAAGCTCGCCGCGAGAGCAAGCAGGCCCCGCGTCCACCGGCGTCGGACGACGGCGATCGCTCCCGTCGTGGTGGGGTGCGCGTCCTGGTCGTCCGTGCGAGGACCGGCGGGCGGCGCAGCATCGGCGCTCGGACTTGCCGAGGTGTCCTGCACCGCGGCCAACAGCCCGGTGGCCGAGGAGATCTCCGTCTCAATCGCGGCATCGCCGGTGATCTGAGCCATGAGGGTGTCGCGGACAGACGCGGGCGGGCTGACGGCGGGGACGACATCGGCGAGGAGCGCAGCGGACTCGAGAGCGTCCTCGACATGGTGAGCCCACTCGGGATGCGCGATCCGCGCCTGCTCGAACGCCTGCGCGTCGTCGGGGGACAGTGCGTCGAGCGCGAAGCCGGCCGCAAGCTCGGCGAATTCCTGTTCGTTCACGTTGTCACCCCCATCTCCACACGCAGTCGCGAGAGACCGTCCCGCATCCTGGTCTTGATCGTTCCGAGCGGCGCTCCCACGAGCGCCGCGATTTCGCTCTGACTGTAACCACCGAAGTACGCGAGGGTCAGTGCCTCCCGCTGCGCATCCGGCAGGGTTCCGAGCGCTCGATTGACTTTTTCTGCTTCCAAGCGCAGCTCCACGTGCTCGGAGACCGTGTCGTGGGCGACCCCGAGGTCGCGATAGCCCACACGGATGTCCCGATCGGAACTCGACTGCGACGACCGGACCCGGTCGACCGCGCGGCGATGTGCGATCGTGAGCACCCACGTTCTGCCCTGACCCTTGTTCGGGGCGAAGCGGGAAGCGGATTGCCACACTTCCAGGAAGACCTCCTGGAGCACTTCTTCGCTCTGGGAGCGGTCGACGAGCACGCGCAGGATCAGACCGAACACCCGCGGCGACAGCATGTCGTAGAGCCGGGTGAAGGCGTCCGAGTCGCCCTGCGCGATCTGCTGGAGGAGATCTCCGACGTGGTCGGCGTGCGGTTCGTCCTCGCGCACGTCGGCTCCGTCGATCACCACATCCAACAGCATGCCGTACTCCCCTCGGAATCCCGATTCCGGCGCTCGGTCGACACCTGTTCGTTGCGAAGCGCTCAGCGGTTTGCCAGAACACGACGCCCGCCGCATCCCATCCGATCCGGGAGGGGTTCCGAAGGACCCGTTGTACCCGCTGAACCCAGTGGGGTCCCTGCACCGGGGACGCGGCCTGTGCCGCTTCGACTATCAGGAGGAACGCAATGTCACGCAAGACTCGTCTCACCGCCGGTCTTTCCCTCGCCTTCGCTGCGACGCTCGCGCTGAGCGCCTGTTCGTCCGGCGCCGGCACCGCGGAAGACACCATGGAGCCCTCCATGGAGCCGTCCACCGAGGCCTCGTCTCCCGCCATGGAAGAGGACATGGCGATGGATCCGGCCGCCAACCTCGTCGGCCCCGGTTGCGAGGCCTACGCCGAGCAGGTGCCCGACGGCGCCGGTTCGATCGAGGGCATGTCGACCGAGCCCGTCGCGGTGGCCGCATCGAACAACCCGCTGCTGAGCACCCTCGTGCAGGCCGTCAGCGGTCAGCTCAACCCCGAGGTCGACCTCGTCGACACGCTGAACGGTGACGAGTTCACCGTGTTCGCTCCGGTCAACGACGCGTTCGCCGCGCTCGACCCGGCGACCCTGGAATCCCTCCAGACTGACACCGCCGGTCTGACCTCGATCCTCACGTACCACGTGGTGCCCGGTCAGCTGTCGCCCGACGAGGTCGTCGGCACCCAGACCACGGTCCAGGGCGCCGACCTCGAGGTGACGGGCTCGGGCGACGAGCTCATGGTCAACCAGGCCAGCGTGATCTGCGGTGGCGTCGTCACCGCCAACGCCACGGTCTACCTGATCGACTCGGTCCTGACGCCGCCGGCTCAGTGATCTGATACTCCCTGCCGTATCTGGGGTACGGCCGGGTGAATGGGGCGGGGCGACCGCCGGTGCCTGGCGAGGTGGGCACCGGCGGTCGCGTCGTTTCCGCGTGATCGGTCACCCAGCCCGACAGCGTTAGGCTGGAACCGCGGGCCTCTAGCTCAGTCGGTAGAGCATCGGACTTTTAATCCGCGGGTCGTGGGTTCGAGCCCCACGGGGCCCACCGCGACCACCCCCCCTGCACGGTCGAGGCGATCCGTCAAGGGCCCTGGAGCGCACCTGCTCCCCGCGTAGCGTTTCAGGTATGCCACCGGCCGAACCCCCCTTGCTTTCGGGGCGTTATCGCGTCGACGAGTGCATCGGCGAAGGCGGAATGGCGCGGGTCTACCGTGCGGAGGACGTCGCTCTCGGGCGCACGGTCGCCATCAAGCGGATGCGGGGATCGATCGACGACGACCAGCCGCGCGTCCGGTCGGAGATGCGGCTTCTCGCCGGGCTGAGCCACCCGTCGCTCGTCACCCTTCTGGATGCGCATCTCGGTGATGAGACTCCCGGGGGCGACGGCGATTTCCTCGTGATGGAGTACGTCGAGGGTCCGACACTGGCGCAATGCCTGAGCGGTGGCCCGCTGCCCCCCGCGACGGCCGCGGCGCTGACGATGGATCTCGCCGATGCGCTGCACACGGTGCACGACGCAGGGATCGTCCACCGCGACATCAAGCCTTCCAACATCCTGCTCTCGCCCTCTCCGCTGCCGATGCGACAGTTCCGCGCGAAGCTCGCCGACTTCGGCATCGCCTATCTCCACGACAGCGCGCGGATCACCTCGCCCGGCCTCGTTCTGGGCACCGCCGCCTACCTCGCTCCCGAGCAGGTCAGGGGTGACGCGCCCACCCCGGCGGTGGATGTGTTCTCCCTGGGCCTGGTGATCATCGAAGCGCTCACCGGCCTTCGCGCCTATCGAAGCGGCACGGGCGCCGAAGCGCTCGTGGCGCGGCTGGCGTCGGCGCCGGCCATCCCGCCCGACCTCGACGACGGTTGGCGCGAGCTCCTGGTCGCCATGACCTCGCTCGACCCCCGCGATCGCCCCAGCGCCCTCGATGTCGCCGTGGCCGCGTCCGCCCTCACCAGCACCGGCGTGATGATCGCCATGCCGCCGGCCTCGCCGGCGCCCACACCCGCACCGTCGCGCGACGTCGCCCTCCAGCCCGCGACGTCGGGCCGGGATCTCGACACCTCCGAGCTTCCCGCCACGATGCCGACCGCGCTCGGCGTCGCCGCGATGGCAGACCACACGCCGCTTCCGGTGCAGAACATCCCGAGTCGTCGCTCGACGCGCACCGAACGCACGCGGCGGTCGCGCCGCGCGACGGCCCTCTGGGGCACAGCGGCCGTGGCCACGCTTCTCATCGTCGGGGTCGTCAGCGCGCTCTCCGGCGCGTTCGGGACCGCCGGCTCGCTGACTCCCGTGGTGTCCGAACCGACGCCCGCACGGATCCTGCCGGAGCCGGATCCCACCGAGGAGACCGCAGAGGATGCGGGCACGGCGCCGACCGCGGTCCTGGACTCGGTGCCGGCATCGGACACCGATCTCCGAACGGATGACCCACAGGTGACCGATCCGCAGACACCGCCCGCCCCCGTCGTGAGCCCGAGTCCGACCGAGGCGACCAAGACGCCACGCCCGAGCGTCACCCCGCCGGCACCGCGCGGCGACGCCGACGAGAAGGGCGACACCGCCCCGTCTCCGACGCCTCCGTCGCCCAGCCCCGAGCCGAGTCCGACGACGCCGGACGAGAATGGGTCGCCCGGACCCGGCGCGGGGAACGGTCCCGGCAGCGGCATCCCGGATTGGCTCAGCCCTCCGCCGTTCGACCGCGAGTCCGGCTCGCGCAGCTGACTCAGCTCTGCGCGGGAACGAGCTCGGCGCCCGCGCGTTCGATCTCGTCGAGCGCTCGGGCACTGGATTCCGGGTGGACGCCGGCGATGAGGTCGGTCAGCACCCGCACCCGCCGTCCGGCGGCGAGGGCGTCCAAGGCCGAGGCTCGCACGCAGTAGTCCGTCGCGATCCCCGCGACGTCGATGTCGATGATGCCGTGGGAGTCGAGCAGCTGGGCCGCCGTGGCGCCGTCATCCGCATATCCTTCGAACAGCGAATAGGCGGGCCGGCCCTGCCCCTTCTTCAAATGATGGGTGACCGACGACGCGTCGAACAGCTCGTCGTACTCCGCACCGTGCGTACCGCCGACACAGTGCGGCGGCCATGTGTCGACGAAATCCGGATTCTCGGAGAAGTGACCGCCGTTGTCGTTGTCGGGGTCGTGCCAGTCGCGGGAGGCCACGATGAGCGCGTAGTCACCGGCGTGCTTCGCAAGGAACTCCGTCACCCGGGCGGCGACCTCGTCTCCCCCGGCCACGCCGAGTGCACCGCGCTCGGTGAAGTCGTTCTGGAGATCGACGATGAACAGCGCCCGGGTCATGCGTCGAGCCTACGACGGCGCGTGTGGATCCGGGTGAGGCCACCGCATCAGCCGGCCGCGAACAGCAGGGTCCAGGAGATCACGAGGGCGACCAGCCCCAGCCCGGTGAGGCCCACCCCGAACCAGACGACGAAGCGCACCACCGACGACCCTCGGGTCAGCCGCACACGTCCGGAGGAGTCGCGCCGGGCGAACACAGAGGCGGAGTCCTGCCCGTCCAGCACCCGGAGCTGCTCGGGCGTCAGGTGCGCCTCGCCGACCTCACCGTCGGATCCGAACCAACGGGCGATCCGACCGCCGTCCTCGTCGTCGTCGATCATGACCGTGACCGGCTCCCACGTGCCGTCGGCGAGGGCGAGGATCACACCGACCAACAGCACCACACCGCCGAGACCCAGCCCCACCCAGCTGAAGATCTCCAGCACCGCGTTCACCGCGATGTCGGCAGAGGTGGTCACTCCGTGAGTTTATTCGGCGTGCCGACCCTCGCGGACACGCAGCGCCCGGTCGGAAAAGTGGAGCCACCTAAGGGAATCGAACCCTTGACCTATTCATTACGAGTGAATCGCTCTGCCGACTGAGCTAAGGTGGCGCGCGTCGCTCGCGCGATGCACGATCACCGATCTTACAGCCTCGCCCGGCGCGGAGCGAACCGTGCCGGGCGCGACCCCACGGCTACTCGCAGCGCAATCCGTCCTCGGGAACCACCCCGTCGACGAGATACGCCTCCACGGCGGAGTCGACGCACGCGTTGCCCTTGTTGTACCCGGTGTGGCCTTCCCCGACGCGGGTCACGAGAACCCCGGAGGCCAGCTGATCGGCCAGCACCACCGACCATTCGTACGGCGTCGCCGGATCGTTGGTCGTGCCGACCACCACGATGGGCGCAGCGCCCTCGGCGGTGATCGCCTCACGCACACCCGTCGGCGGGTACGGCCACGCGTCGCACGGGTCGGGTCCCGCCCAGTAGGGCGCGATCGTGGGGGCCTCCGCCTCGAGCTGGGCCTGGGCCGCTTCTTCGTCCGCGTCGAAAGTGGGATCGTCGGGATAGTCCATGCAGTTGTACGCCCGGAAGGCCTCGGTGGAGTTATCGAGGTACTGGCCCTCCTGGCGGTTGTAGTAGAAGTCTGCGAGCACGAACGCGAACTCCGGGTCGCCCTGCAGCACGTCGCTGAGGGCGGTGGTGAGGAACGTCCAGTTGTCGCGGGAGTACAGCGCCGCCACGATGGAGGTGGTCAGGGCGTCGGCGTTGAGTTCACGCCCGTCGGATGCGATGAGCGGGGCCGCGTCGGCGCTGGCCAGGAGCGCACCGAGATCGGCCATCGCCTCGTCGACCGAACCCCGGAACGGACAGTCGTCGCTCGTCAGACAGTCACTCATGTAGGCGCGCAGAGCCGACTCGAACCCGATCGCCTGCGTCGTGCTGACATCGAAGCCCGACGCCGCCGGGTCGATCGCCCCGTCGAGCACGAGGCGGCCCACCCGATCGGGATAGAGCTTGGCGTAGGTGGCGCCGAGGAAGGTGCCGTACGAATAGCCGAGATAGTTCAGCTGCTCATCGCCGAGGACGGCGCGCAGGAGGTCCATGTCGCGGGCTGCGTTCTCTGTGGTGATGTGCGGAAGGATGCCGCCGCTGTTGGCGTCGCACGCCTGGGCGAACCCCTCGTGGCGGGCGAGCCACTCCTGGGTCCACTCGTCGCTGCCGCGCGGCGCGGAGACGCCGGGGTAGAGGTAGTCATCCATCTGCGCGGCGTCGTAGCACCGCACCGCAGTGGACTCGCCCACCCCGCGCGGGTCGAACCCGATGACGTCGAAGCTCTGCTGCAGCTGCTGACCGACGGCGAAGCCCAGGGAGTCGCGGATGAGCGAGACGCCGCTCGCACCCGGCCCGCCGGGGTTGGTCAGCAGGGAGCCGATCGCCTCGCCCCCGGTCGCCCGGTGGCGGACGACGGAGAGCTGGATGTCGCCGGCGGACGGGTCGCTCCAGTCCAGCGGCGCCCGCACCATGGTGCAGTCGAAGCCGTCGCCGCAGTCGCTCCATGTCAGCGTCTGCTCGTAGAACGGCAGCAGCTCCTGGTCGACGCCGTCCGTGTCGGGTGCGGGGCTCGCCGTGGACGTCGCCCGGGTCTCGGGGATCAGCGAGTACACGCATCCCGACAGCACCAGCGTCATCGCGACGACGGTGGCGAGTGCTGCCGCGACGCGGCGGCGGCGGCGGCGAGGGGGTACGAGGGTCACGGGGTCCTTCCGGTGGCGACGGTGATCAACATGCTCTCGATGGCCAGCGTCGGGGCGACGTTCTGCTCGAGATTTCGCCGGGTCTCGGAGATCTGATCGAGCACGACGAGCGTGCGCGAAGGCTGCCACTGATCGGCGAGAGCGCGGATGTCATCAGCGAACTCGCGATTGATCATGTCGTCCTCCCGGCCGAACTGCCGCATGAGGACATCGCGGAACAGCGACTGAAGGTCGGTCAGGACGCGATCGATCCCGTCTCGCAGGCTCCTGGTGGCCCGACGCTTCTGGTCGTCCTCCAGCGCGGACAGCTGGCTGCGGACGGCGGGCGGCACGGGAGCTCCCTCGGCGATGCCGAGAGTACGCCGCAACTGCAGACGCTCGACCTCGTCGCGCTCGGCGCTGAGAGCCTTGGCGTCATCGGTGGCCGCCGCGACGATGCGCGCGGCGACATCGACCGCGCCCCCCACACCGCGGACGGAGAGGACGCCGGCGAGGGTCTCCGCGCGCCGCCGGCGCGCCGCGTCGTCGCTCGCCAAGCGCTGGGCCATGCCGATGTGCCGCTGGGCGTGCCGCGCCGACTGCTCGGCGATCTCCGGTGCCGCCCCGGTGCGGGCCGCGATGAGAGCGGCGACGTCGGCGACGTCGGGCTCGCGCAGCCGCACGGTGCGGACCCGCGACCGGATCGTGGGAAGCAGGTCGGCGTCGCTCGGCGCGCACAGCACCCACACCGTCCGCTCGGGCGGCTCCTCCAGTGCCTTCAGGAGCACGTTGGACGTGCGCTCCGCCATCCGATCGGCGTCCTCGACGACGATGACCCGGTGCCGCCCGATGGAGGGCGCGAAGTACGCTCGCTCGACCAGCCGCCGGGCCTCGTCGATACGGATGATGACCTGCTCGGTGCGCAGCGCCGTCAGGTCGGGATGGGTGCCTGCGAGCACCTGGCCGACGGCGGCGTCGTCGCCGGGCTCTGCGATCAGAGCGGCGGCGAACGCGTACGCGAGGGTCGATCGGCCCGATCCGGGCGGCCCGACGAGCAGCCACGCGTGCGTCATCGCACCGGGGTCGGCGGCGGCGGCCTGAAGGGCGGCCACGGCGTCGGGCTGCCCCCACACGCCGCGCCACGGATCGGTCGCCGTGCCGATCGTGGTCGCGGTGGCCTCCATGGGCTTCAGCCTAATCTTCCCGTCCGACACCCCGGCTGGGGGGTTGCTCACGATGTGCGGGCGTCCAGCAGTGCGGCGACGCGCGTACGCACGGCGACCGCGATCTCGTCGGCAGGCGCGGTGGCGTCGAGCACGAGGAAGCGCTCGGGCTCCGCGACGGCGAGGGAGAGGAACTCACCGCGCACTCTCGCGTGGAAATCATCCTGCTCGGCTTCGAGACGGTCGAACGGCTTGTCGTCGGCATCGCGACGCGCGCGCGCCGCCGCGGGGTCGAGGTCGAGCAGCACCGTGAGGTCGGGCAGCAGGCCCTCGGTGGCCCAGAGCGACAGATCGCGCACCTCGCCGGCGCCGAGCACCCGGCCGGCACCCTGGTAGGCGACCGAGGAGTCGAGATAGCGGTCCTGGATCACGACATCGCCGCGGGCGAGTGCTGGACGCACCACTGTCGCGACATGATGGGCCCGGTCGGCGGCGTAGAGCAGCGCCTCGGCACGCGGCGAGACGTCACCGCGGTGGTGGAGCACGATGTCACGGATGAGCACCCCCACCTCGGTCCCACCCGGTTCGCGGGTGCGGACCACTCGCCGACCCTGCGCTGTCAGCCACTTCTCCAGCAGCGCCGCCTGTGTGGTCTTGCCGGCGCCGTCGCCGCCCTCCAGAGTGAGGAACAGTCCGGATGCCGCGGGCTCCCCCTCCGACGCCACGGCGGCGCCGGAGCTCACTTCTTCTTCGCCGCGGGCTTGCGGGTGGTGGTGGTGCGTCGCGTCGTGCGTTTGGGCGCCGGGCCCTTCGCGCGCTTGTCGGCGATCAGCTGCACGGCGCGTTCGTAGGTGACATCCATCGCGTTCTCACCCCGGGGAATGGTGGCGTTCGTCTCGCCGTCGGTGACGTACGGGCCGAAACGGCCGTCGCGCAGCTTGATGGGCTTGCCGCTGACGGGATCGTTGTCGAACTCCTTCAACGCACTGGAGGCCTTGCGAGCGCCGTACTTCGGCTGCGCGTAGAGCGCCAGCGCCTGCTCGAGCGTGACATCGAAGATCTGCTGCTCCGATTCCAGCGAACGGGAGTCGGACCCCTTCTTCAGGTACGGGCCGAACCGCCCGTTCTGCGCCGTGATCGGTTCGCCCGACTCGGGATCCTCTCCGACCACGCGGGGCAGATCGAGCAGGCGCAGCGCGGTCTCGAGGTCGATCGTGTCGGGGGTCATCGACGCGAAGAGAGACGCGGTGCGGGGCTTGGGCGCCGCCTTGGCGGCATCCTTCTTGCCCTTCTTGGGAGCCTCCTCGATCACCTCGCCGGTGGCCTCGTCGACCTCGGCGGGCTCCTCGGGCTCGGTCTCTTCGATGTAGGGACCGAAGCGGCCGTCCTTGACCACGACCAGCTTTCCGTTGGCCGGGTTGGTGCCGAGGACGCGGTTGCCCGCGACGGGGGCGTCGCGCAGCTCCTGCACCTTCTCGGGGGTGAGCTCGTCGGGGGCGAGGTCGTCGGGGATGTTGACCCGGCGCGGCTCGGCCTCGGGCTGCTCGGGATCGGTGATCTCGAGGTAGGGCCCGAACTTGCCGAAACGCAGGGTGGCGGTGTCGGTGATGCGGGTGGAGTTCAGCTCGCGGGCGTCGATCTCGCCGAGGTTCTCGACGATGTTGCGCAGGCCCGGGTGCTCCTCGTTGCCGAAATAGAAGGCGCGGAGCCAATCGGTGCGACGCTGCTCGCCACGCGCGATGCGGTCGAGGTCGTCCTCGAGGGCGGCGGTGAAGTCGTAGTCGACGAGGTCGGCGAAGTGCTGTTCGAGCAGTCGCACCACGCTGAAGGCGAGCCAGCTGGGCACGAGGGCTTGTCCGCGCTTGCGGACGTAGCCGCGATCGAGGATCACGTCGATGATGCTCGCGAACGTCGAGGGGCGCCCGATCCCCTTCTCCTCCAGGGCCTTGACCAGGCTCGCCTCGGTGTAGCGCGGTTTCGGCGACGTCGCGTGACCCTTGGCTTCGATGTCGCGGAGGCGCACCTGGTCGCCCACGCTCAGCACGGGCAGGGACTGATCGTCGCTGCGGTGGGCATCACCCCGCTTCTCGTCGGTGCCCTCCTCGTACGCCTCGAGGAAGCCCTTGAAGGTGTATACGGTGCCCGACGCGGTGAATTCGGCGCGCTGGACGACGCCGTCGACCGAGACGTCCGCGGTGACGGTCACCGTCGTCGTCTCGTACTTGGCGTCGGACATCTGGCTGGCGATGGTGCGCTTCCAGATGAGGTCGTACATCCGCAGCTCGTCGCGATCGAGCTGATCCTTCACGGAGGACGGCGTCCGGAAATCCTCACCCGAGGGGCGGATCGCCTCGTGGGCCTCCTGGGCGTTCTTGCTGTTGTTGCGGTACGCCCGGGGATTGGCCGGTACGGCCTTATCGCCGTAGAGGCTCACCGCCTGCGCACGAGCCGCCGTGACCGCCTGGGCCGACAGCGCCGTCGAGTCGGTGCGCATATAGGTGATGTAGCCCTTTTCGTACAGACGCTGTGCCACGCCCATGGCGTGCTTGGCGCTCATCGAGAGCTTCCG
The Microbacterium sp. SLBN-154 DNA segment above includes these coding regions:
- a CDS encoding anti-sigma factor, producing the protein MNEQEFAELAAGFALDALSPDDAQAFEQARIAHPEWAHHVEDALESAALLADVVPAVSPPASVRDTLMAQITGDAAIETEISSATGLLAAVQDTSASPSADAAPPAGPRTDDQDAHPTTTGAIAVVRRRWTRGLLALAASFVLLVALGFGAASVNEYLNRTPAQVALAAIEAAPDAASVTAEAADGGVVTARWSPSLEQAVVVTDGLPQLTDDQVFELWVLRGDEVTSAGTFEPAPGGEAVALLEASFEQGDTIAMSVEPAGGSPTGLPTSDPLVAITTDA
- a CDS encoding serine/threonine-protein kinase, encoding MPPAEPPLLSGRYRVDECIGEGGMARVYRAEDVALGRTVAIKRMRGSIDDDQPRVRSEMRLLAGLSHPSLVTLLDAHLGDETPGGDGDFLVMEYVEGPTLAQCLSGGPLPPATAAALTMDLADALHTVHDAGIVHRDIKPSNILLSPSPLPMRQFRAKLADFGIAYLHDSARITSPGLVLGTAAYLAPEQVRGDAPTPAVDVFSLGLVIIEALTGLRAYRSGTGAEALVARLASAPAIPPDLDDGWRELLVAMTSLDPRDRPSALDVAVAASALTSTGVMIAMPPASPAPTPAPSRDVALQPATSGRDLDTSELPATMPTALGVAAMADHTPLPVQNIPSRRSTRTERTRRSRRATALWGTAAVATLLIVGVVSALSGAFGTAGSLTPVVSEPTPARILPEPDPTEETAEDAGTAPTAVLDSVPASDTDLRTDDPQVTDPQTPPAPVVSPSPTEATKTPRPSVTPPAPRGDADEKGDTAPSPTPPSPSPEPSPTTPDENGSPGPGAGNGPGSGIPDWLSPPPFDRESGSRS
- the sigK gene encoding ECF RNA polymerase sigma factor SigK translates to MLLDVVIDGADVREDEPHADHVGDLLQQIAQGDSDAFTRLYDMLSPRVFGLILRVLVDRSQSEEVLQEVFLEVWQSASRFAPNKGQGRTWVLTIAHRRAVDRVRSSQSSSDRDIRVGYRDLGVAHDTVSEHVELRLEAEKVNRALGTLPDAQREALTLAYFGGYSQSEIAALVGAPLGTIKTRMRDGLSRLRVEMGVTT
- a CDS encoding fasciclin domain-containing protein, which gives rise to MSRKTRLTAGLSLAFAATLALSACSSGAGTAEDTMEPSMEPSTEASSPAMEEDMAMDPAANLVGPGCEAYAEQVPDGAGSIEGMSTEPVAVAASNNPLLSTLVQAVSGQLNPEVDLVDTLNGDEFTVFAPVNDAFAALDPATLESLQTDTAGLTSILTYHVVPGQLSPDEVVGTQTTVQGADLEVTGSGDELMVNQASVICGGVVTANATVYLIDSVLTPPAQ
- the topA gene encoding type I DNA topoisomerase, whose amino-acid sequence is MASTGKKLVIVESPTKMRSIQGYLGDGYEVLSSVGHIRDLANKKDIPADKKAAYGKYSIDIDNDFDPLYVVNDRKTKTVAELKRALKGADEVLLATDEDREGEAIAWHLLEVLKPKVPVKRMVFHEITKDAIRAAVDNTRELDHALVDAQETRRVLDRLYGWDVSPVLWRKVGSGREGAALSAGRVQSAATRMVVDRERERMAFVTASYWDVETGAVKGSLADGAQPFTARLARLDGAALARGTDFDDTGRLKKAVVVLDEARARALAAALEAAGEASVSGLESKPGTRSPKPPFTTSTLQQEAGRKLSMSAKHAMGVAQRLYEKGYITYMRTDSTALSAQAVTAARAQAVSLYGDKAVPANPRAYRNNSKNAQEAHEAIRPSGEDFRTPSSVKDQLDRDELRMYDLIWKRTIASQMSDAKYETTTVTVTADVSVDGVVQRAEFTASGTVYTFKGFLEAYEEGTDEKRGDAHRSDDQSLPVLSVGDQVRLRDIEAKGHATSPKPRYTEASLVKALEEKGIGRPSTFASIIDVILDRGYVRKRGQALVPSWLAFSVVRLLEQHFADLVDYDFTAALEDDLDRIARGEQRRTDWLRAFYFGNEEHPGLRNIVENLGEIDARELNSTRITDTATLRFGKFGPYLEITDPEQPEAEPRRVNIPDDLAPDELTPEKVQELRDAPVAGNRVLGTNPANGKLVVVKDGRFGPYIEETEPEEPAEVDEATGEVIEEAPKKGKKDAAKAAPKPRTASLFASMTPDTIDLETALRLLDLPRVVGEDPESGEPITAQNGRFGPYLKKGSDSRSLESEQQIFDVTLEQALALYAQPKYGARKASSALKEFDNDPVSGKPIKLRDGRFGPYVTDGETNATIPRGENAMDVTYERAVQLIADKRAKGPAPKRTTRRTTTTRKPAAKKK
- a CDS encoding alpha/beta hydrolase — translated: MTLVPPRRRRRRVAAALATVVAMTLVLSGCVYSLIPETRATSTASPAPDTDGVDQELLPFYEQTLTWSDCGDGFDCTMVRAPLDWSDPSAGDIQLSVVRHRATGGEAIGSLLTNPGGPGASGVSLIRDSLGFAVGQQLQQSFDVIGFDPRGVGESTAVRCYDAAQMDDYLYPGVSAPRGSDEWTQEWLARHEGFAQACDANSGGILPHITTENAARDMDLLRAVLGDEQLNYLGYSYGTFLGATYAKLYPDRVGRLVLDGAIDPAASGFDVSTTQAIGFESALRAYMSDCLTSDDCPFRGSVDEAMADLGALLASADAAPLIASDGRELNADALTTSIVAALYSRDNWTFLTTALSDVLQGDPEFAFVLADFYYNRQEGQYLDNSTEAFRAYNCMDYPDDPTFDADEEAAQAQLEAEAPTIAPYWAGPDPCDAWPYPPTGVREAITAEGAAPIVVVGTTNDPATPYEWSVVLADQLASGVLVTRVGEGHTGYNKGNACVDSAVEAYLVDGVVPEDGLRCE
- a CDS encoding DNA polymerase III subunit delta'; protein product: MEATATTIGTATDPWRGVWGQPDAVAALQAAAADPGAMTHAWLLVGPPGSGRSTLAYAFAAALIAEPGDDAAVGQVLAGTHPDLTALRTEQVIIRIDEARRLVERAYFAPSIGRHRVIVVEDADRMAERTSNVLLKALEEPPERTVWVLCAPSDADLLPTIRSRVRTVRLREPDVADVAALIAARTGAAPEIAEQSARHAQRHIGMAQRLASDDAARRRRAETLAGVLSVRGVGGAVDVAARIVAAATDDAKALSAERDEVERLQLRRTLGIAEGAPVPPAVRSQLSALEDDQKRRATRSLRDGIDRVLTDLQSLFRDVLMRQFGREDDMINREFADDIRALADQWQPSRTLVVLDQISETRRNLEQNVAPTLAIESMLITVATGRTP
- a CDS encoding isochorismatase family protein, producing the protein MTRALFIVDLQNDFTERGALGVAGGDEVAARVTEFLAKHAGDYALIVASRDWHDPDNDNGGHFSENPDFVDTWPPHCVGGTHGAEYDELFDASSVTHHLKKGQGRPAYSLFEGYADDGATAAQLLDSHGIIDIDVAGIATDYCVRASALDALAAGRRVRVLTDLIAGVHPESSARALDEIERAGAELVPAQS
- the tmk gene encoding dTMP kinase, with protein sequence MSSGAAVASEGEPAASGLFLTLEGGDGAGKTTQAALLEKWLTAQGRRVVRTREPGGTEVGVLIRDIVLHHRGDVSPRAEALLYAADRAHHVATVVRPALARGDVVIQDRYLDSSVAYQGAGRVLGAGEVRDLSLWATEGLLPDLTVLLDLDPAAARARRDADDKPFDRLEAEQDDFHARVRGEFLSLAVAEPERFLVLDATAPADEIAVAVRTRVAALLDARTS